One region of Triticum aestivum cultivar Chinese Spring chromosome 6B, IWGSC CS RefSeq v2.1, whole genome shotgun sequence genomic DNA includes:
- the LOC123140020 gene encoding uncharacterized protein, with protein MEPPIREQVETLTTVFEVWKALEKQFSGKSNKMQATRIMHELTNLKQGSKSVTEYAGEMKRLYRELHYYHPFQPVDKNDVAVHHTWFEPFVGKLFLDGLNQEFDLRRQLIFSKTEWLSLDDIISSVIEEETRLAQPNEHVQEKSDARAALSIQARRAPKTFAKIDKSKLFCNHCKRPGHTKDSCFELHGYPTWWEKGKSQPGGGQGAHKRQANLTTSKRELPVVDVRALEDFTSKIRLSEDLSSFQDSSKAETSLHATSLQGARDRETVGDWDRA; from the exons ATGGAACCACCGATACGAGAACAAGTTGAGACTTTGACCACTGTATTTGAAGTGTGGAAAGCTTTGGAGAAGCAATTTTCAGGAAAATCAAATAAGATGCAGGCTACTCGCATCATGCACGAGTTGACTAACTTGAAGCAAGGCTCAAAATCAGTGACTGAGTATGCAGGTGAGATGAAGAGATTGTATAGGGAGTTGCATTATTACCATCCTTTTCAACCTGTTGACAAGAATGATGTGGCTGTTCACCATACCTGGTTTGAACCATTTGTGGGCAAGCTCTTTCTTGATGGCCTAAATCAGGAGTTTGATCTCCGCCGCCAGCTAATATTCTCCAAAACTGAATGGCTAAGCCTTGATGATATCATTTCCAGTGTGATTGAGGAGGAGACTCGTCTTGCTCAACCCAATGAGCATGTTCAAGAAAAATCAGATGCACGTGCAGCCCTATCCATACAAGCTCGTCGTGCTCCTAAGACCTTTGCTAAAATAGATAAAAGCAAACTTTTTTGCAACCACTGCAAAAGGCCTGGGCACACAAAGGATTCATGCTTTGAGCTGCATGGTTATCCAACTTGGTGGGAAAAAGGAAAATCTCAGCCAGGGGGAGGTCAAGGAGCTCATAAAAGACAGGCGAATCTCACTACATCCAAGAGGGAGCTACCGGTAGTAGATGTGCGAGCTCTTGAGGATTTCACCTCCAAGATTAGACTCTCAGAAGACTTGTCTTCCTTCCAGGATTCCTCTAAAGCTGAAACTAGTTTGCATGCCACTTCACTCCAAG GAGCTAGAGACAGGGAGACTGTTGGGGACTGGGACCGTGCATGA